The Deinococcus wulumuqiensis R12 genome has a window encoding:
- a CDS encoding HK97 gp10 family phage protein has product MLDARKLTDALVKLEKACDSLPQIAETATSESQGMLFVAAQGNIYSTAPGARKRTGEYLRSLSAKGKATKNAAAITVKSDSPYALYIEFGRPGVPVAQLQALALAGAINDPLTLGRSGQQWWVAGPVLVSGQAYAAKRLQDLFAKEVRKVVKGG; this is encoded by the coding sequence ATGTTAGACGCGCGAAAACTTACGGATGCATTGGTCAAGCTGGAGAAGGCGTGCGATTCGTTGCCTCAAATTGCCGAGACGGCTACATCTGAAAGCCAGGGGATGTTATTTGTCGCCGCTCAGGGGAATATTTACAGCACGGCCCCCGGGGCACGGAAACGGACCGGCGAGTACTTGCGGAGTCTCAGCGCCAAAGGTAAGGCGACAAAAAACGCTGCCGCGATCACGGTCAAAAGCGACAGCCCCTATGCCCTGTACATAGAGTTTGGGCGCCCCGGCGTCCCCGTCGCTCAGCTTCAAGCTCTGGCGCTAGCAGGCGCAATAAATGACCCACTGACCCTGGGGCGCAGCGGGCAGCAGTGGTGGGTTGCTGGGCCTGTACTTGTCAGCGGGCAAGCATATGCGGCGAAGCGGCTGCAAGATTTGTTTGCAAAAGAAGTGC
- a CDS encoding IbrB-like domain-containing protein: MKKGRDAQPLSRIEWVHRDDLHANSYNPNKVAKPELELLKVSILEDGWTQPIVARPNGEIVDGFHRWTVSADPRLYAMTDGFVPVVRLEPPATGDQMLSTIRHNRARGEHGVLPMADIVRRLIDEEGLTPEQVMTRCGMEKEEVTRLYDRGGMTERGTQGKEGFSRGWVPS, translated from the coding sequence ATGAAAAAAGGACGTGACGCCCAGCCGCTTTCCCGAATCGAGTGGGTTCACCGCGACGACCTGCACGCCAACAGCTACAACCCCAACAAGGTCGCCAAGCCTGAACTGGAACTGCTGAAGGTGAGCATCCTCGAAGACGGCTGGACCCAACCCATCGTCGCCCGGCCCAATGGGGAAATCGTGGACGGCTTCCACCGCTGGACCGTGAGCGCCGACCCGCGCCTCTACGCCATGACCGACGGCTTCGTGCCGGTGGTGCGCCTGGAGCCACCTGCGACGGGGGACCAGATGCTCTCCACCATCCGCCACAACCGGGCCAGGGGAGAGCACGGCGTTCTGCCGATGGCCGACATCGTGCGCCGCCTGATCGACGAAGAGGGGCTGACGCCTGAGCAGGTCATGACCCGTTGCGGCATGGAGAAAGAAGAAGTCACCCGCCTCTATGACCGGGGTGGGATGACTGAGCGGGGGACGCAGGGGAAGGAAGGGTTTAGTCGGGGGTGGGTGCCGAGTTGA
- a CDS encoding DUF3440 domain-containing protein: MDALTPTGANGQVAAELGVSAPHPDLKPYRYNPKQAGLKAQEVEKDVLTLARERLRHIYDLFDHVSVSLSGGKDSTVILNLTLEIARERGRLPLDVVFWDEECIYTENVDYIRRVARDPDIALRWLCIPVKHRNACSSEQPTWSPWAPEDRDKWVRELPAEALTELPGYDPTDPAARLSIPELSGLLFTPQQGNVCQILGIRADESLIRRSAVSRRTEDNYIIKDSGGYGGATAVLHPGNVWKAYPIYDWRTDDVWYAPKILGWDYCRVYDAMDKLGFSPAQQRLAPPFGEEPMQRLHQYHEIEPELWDRMVFRVPGAATAKRYSRTELYAFGELPDRPRGLTYEAWLRDLVSANFPEKERAQVSKAIRSHLRMHYRKTADPLAPNVEHPVSGYAWAFFVKMAMRGNFKDRRQPSMKSRTPEEFAHWHAKYRADLQPYLDELAEARATTGETP, translated from the coding sequence GTGGACGCTCTGACCCCTACCGGTGCCAACGGTCAGGTCGCTGCCGAGCTAGGCGTCAGCGCCCCGCACCCGGACCTGAAGCCGTACCGCTACAACCCGAAGCAGGCGGGCCTGAAAGCCCAGGAAGTCGAGAAGGACGTGCTGACCCTCGCCCGCGAGCGGCTGCGGCACATCTATGACCTGTTCGACCACGTCTCGGTGTCGCTCTCGGGTGGCAAGGACTCCACGGTGATTCTCAACCTCACCCTGGAGATTGCCCGCGAGCGGGGCCGCCTGCCGCTCGACGTGGTGTTCTGGGACGAGGAGTGCATCTACACCGAGAACGTGGACTACATCCGCCGCGTGGCCCGCGACCCGGACATCGCGCTGCGGTGGCTGTGCATTCCGGTCAAGCACCGCAACGCCTGCTCCAGCGAGCAGCCGACGTGGTCCCCCTGGGCACCCGAGGACCGCGACAAGTGGGTGCGCGAGCTTCCCGCCGAGGCCCTCACCGAGCTGCCCGGTTATGACCCCACGGATCCTGCCGCCCGCCTGTCCATCCCTGAACTGTCGGGCCTGCTCTTTACCCCGCAGCAGGGGAACGTCTGCCAGATCCTGGGCATCCGCGCCGACGAGTCTTTGATTCGCCGCTCGGCAGTCAGTCGCCGCACGGAGGACAACTACATCATCAAGGACTCCGGCGGCTACGGCGGCGCGACGGCGGTGCTTCACCCCGGCAACGTCTGGAAGGCGTACCCCATCTACGACTGGCGCACCGACGACGTCTGGTACGCGCCTAAAATTCTTGGCTGGGATTACTGCCGGGTCTATGACGCGATGGACAAGCTGGGCTTCTCGCCCGCGCAGCAGCGCCTCGCCCCGCCGTTTGGTGAAGAACCCATGCAGCGCCTGCACCAGTACCACGAGATCGAGCCGGAGTTGTGGGACCGCATGGTGTTCCGCGTGCCGGGCGCGGCCACCGCCAAGCGCTACAGCCGAACCGAGCTGTACGCCTTCGGGGAGCTGCCCGACAGGCCACGTGGCCTAACCTACGAGGCATGGCTGCGCGACCTCGTGTCGGCCAACTTTCCCGAGAAGGAACGGGCGCAGGTCAGCAAGGCCATCCGCTCGCACCTGCGGATGCACTACCGCAAGACGGCTGACCCGCTGGCCCCGAACGTCGAGCACCCGGTCAGCGGTTACGCCTGGGCCTTCTTCGTGAAGATGGCGATGCGCGGCAACTTCAAGGACCGTCGCCAGCCGAGCATGAAAAGCCGCACCCCTGAAGAGTTCGCCCACTGGCACGCCAAGTACCGGGCCGACTTGCAGCCCTACCTCGACGAGCTGGCCGAGGCCCGCGCCACCACTGGAGAGACGCCATGA
- a CDS encoding class II glutamine amidotransferase, protein MSTPVGSLIGHTRLATSGRHDDLAAAQPLQAGRLFVAHNGTVPGAALYAERLHLTPTTESDSEVLALLLAKATTLGGAADTLDLLTPGVPLALLVLEPGGSVLAARRGHPLHVSRRPEGTYFCSLPFEGSEALTDSTVTRFSAGLEEVQALSTTVSLRSNGGASWTL, encoded by the coding sequence ATGTCTACCCCGGTAGGCAGCCTGATCGGGCACACCCGCCTCGCCACCTCGGGCCGCCATGACGACCTTGCCGCCGCGCAGCCCTTGCAGGCCGGACGGTTGTTCGTCGCCCACAACGGCACGGTGCCCGGTGCAGCCCTCTATGCCGAGCGCCTTCACCTGACGCCGACGACAGAGAGTGACTCCGAGGTGCTGGCGCTGCTGCTCGCAAAGGCGACAACCCTGGGCGGCGCGGCCGACACCCTCGACCTGCTGACCCCCGGCGTGCCGCTGGCGCTGCTGGTGCTGGAGCCGGGCGGGTCTGTCCTCGCGGCCCGGCGCGGCCACCCGCTGCACGTCTCACGCCGTCCCGAGGGCACCTACTTCTGCTCCCTGCCCTTCGAAGGGAGCGAAGCCCTAACCGACAGCACCGTGACGCGCTTCTCGGCAGGACTGGAAGAGGTGCAGGCCCTAAGCACGACGGTCAGCCTCCGCAGCAATGGGGGTGCCTCGTGGACGCTCTGA
- a CDS encoding phosphoadenosine phosphosulfate reductase family protein, which produces MAAPVPRKQISTQADWLRAWENAESLMPAADLDALIERTLAEMRGKLTGKRVAFAWSGGKDSLVIEWLCSQLGITQSVFAMTNLEYPDFLAWVTNHMPPELTTINTGQDLAWLAKHPKLLFPQSATDNAQWFRAVQHRAQRQFFHQKGLDVLVLGRRHAEGNHCGPGGVYTNREKVTRYSPIRDWSHEAVLALLKRERYSLPPIYGYPRGWQVGTGNWAQRLYTKTREQGWDETWQIDPNIVRQAAGVLSQAREYMAKKGLA; this is translated from the coding sequence ATGGCCGCGCCTGTTCCCCGCAAGCAGATCAGCACCCAGGCCGATTGGCTGCGGGCCTGGGAGAACGCGGAGAGCCTCATGCCCGCCGCCGACCTCGACGCCCTGATCGAGCGCACCCTGGCCGAGATGCGCGGCAAGCTGACCGGGAAGCGCGTGGCCTTCGCCTGGAGCGGCGGCAAAGACTCGCTGGTGATCGAGTGGCTGTGTTCGCAGCTGGGCATCACGCAGTCGGTCTTCGCCATGACCAACCTGGAATACCCGGACTTCCTGGCCTGGGTCACCAACCACATGCCGCCTGAGCTGACGACCATCAACACGGGGCAGGACCTGGCGTGGCTGGCGAAGCACCCGAAGCTGCTCTTTCCACAAAGTGCCACAGACAACGCGCAGTGGTTCAGGGCCGTGCAGCACCGGGCGCAGCGGCAGTTTTTCCACCAGAAGGGGCTGGACGTCCTGGTGCTGGGGCGCCGTCACGCCGAGGGCAACCACTGCGGCCCAGGCGGGGTCTACACCAACCGCGAGAAGGTCACGCGCTACAGCCCGATTCGGGACTGGTCCCACGAGGCGGTCCTCGCCCTCCTGAAGCGCGAGCGCTACAGCCTGCCGCCCATCTACGGCTACCCGCGCGGCTGGCAGGTCGGCACCGGCAACTGGGCGCAGCGCCTCTACACCAAGACCCGCGAGCAGGGCTGGGACGAGACGTGGCAGATCGACCCGAACATCGTCCGGCAGGCGGCGGGCGTGCTGTCCCAGGCCCGCGAGTACATGGCGAAGAAGGGGCTGGCCTGA